The Aliivibrio fischeri genome contains a region encoding:
- a CDS encoding zinc-dependent metalloprotease encodes MTYKKLTLAAAVTVALTGCAPEEQEYDTLDKDLTEVKVQDLRVEGRWFYAPTTGAAPRFAVTQFPFLQGMGRYVELCFSDEGLEVRGYDNNNPDLLLPKDKNGFCLPQDESNIGSDDQVNFPHVMTIPGSYAKYQCREDNYGDCTNVEEKDSDPNLGNTTFRNNTHFTPSPESTLVSDLNWDELYGTKDGLTPQGSPEVISWEFDPKKGVLNFELEQTFKINFSKLSRYMDWSAMEEELAKGSFKSRFYYSLVHESHIASENYQPVLYPVNDENDIGFFTTTTKVRDPITNKYDAVTYLNRFNPAQGSIKYYLSDNFFEEKNKLFLDSTIKTVNKMNETLRLLEPNSNKPMIEIVNKSEGMGIHPGDLRYNVINLVDEPLDNGLLGYGPSIAHPRTGEIIKAHVNQYSGVARRGVPFYWDNMARLYNRGQLEMNGLAAEESASAQSRSELQTNRAVSESLYANHNQHAHNTTSISINEETAIEFLAQQSLKQKLAQGPTILKPVNDDMNLEDIVRAEEERLAFWSENNAYPIEASWVSSSSKAVIDNLPLVDEGYFTNITDPETGIVTKTLKPWALLPDNLQTVAADAITVTTYANTLVHEIGHNVGLRHNFKGSNDIDNYLSKTQSKLLGLSNVPAYSSTMDYAPSMLDEIPTWGLYDLAAFKFAYARKLELVEASPMSAEQRASEGGEAAYANSFYSQYGATAENESLMVCTEQSQVLDDQGQATGQSNYTCDFSRLDTAALNGNPLAEHGVLYYLDDILGFTRKSYAFCTDGNVSGNSDCNRFDEGTNLQEIATYKWQQYLDSYDSRNAGLYNDGLYNSNYPSYIIRRFREMNTIRDMIEDNERVDQLFHDYGDASPANKPTEFLQMVAANPSTCVYSEDRNERAGNSWLCDYAFGAKKASEFFLDVLRTPETQCIITDRSGTMRSISLGEALTAQSYTIPSEYDITRADCFDEVATPILESLYGATEIHAKSINSKFLNSVGSFDPSNPYSNAVSVLGMWPDKGLASYQLARRFSFRYTDETAFASLLDLPGVKAEYDAIMAHIVAKEPLANAVEFVDRAGAPYEPTIDVNLHVSQLVEALPPMPRGIESFYGLTRTGRTDMSSMIVYMGTRQMLTSDYKFAETALQQRNSLTKQLDQYGLLGGDGLTVSIGGINYTITKDNTLANRVASKLFTSEGYTAKIALDNTSAETLTNILNAWQPVAGFKSSFHTPILALDAPFIELIINSYKAQIASGEIDLSNGMNNQIFNAVINGVLSQPDVTYNPETGTVTSNTGKEHSISNVISIIDYTIAYVNAGLEPTLLTASYALYDGFTGAEETNQFAWTLTLEMIKAYQSGDYTNMVGEHYEALRKLPVHKIY; translated from the coding sequence ATGACATATAAAAAGCTTACATTAGCTGCAGCGGTAACCGTTGCACTCACTGGTTGTGCACCAGAAGAACAAGAATATGACACTCTTGATAAAGACCTTACTGAAGTTAAAGTACAAGATTTACGTGTTGAAGGCCGCTGGTTTTATGCTCCAACTACCGGAGCTGCACCTCGCTTTGCTGTAACTCAATTTCCTTTTTTACAAGGTATGGGACGTTATGTTGAGCTTTGCTTTTCAGATGAAGGCTTAGAAGTTCGTGGCTATGACAATAATAACCCTGATCTTTTACTGCCAAAAGATAAAAATGGTTTCTGTTTACCGCAAGATGAAAGCAATATCGGCTCTGATGACCAAGTTAACTTTCCTCATGTTATGACCATCCCTGGTAGTTATGCGAAATACCAATGTCGTGAAGATAACTACGGAGATTGTACTAACGTCGAAGAAAAAGATTCAGATCCAAACCTTGGCAACACCACTTTTAGAAACAATACCCACTTTACGCCAAGCCCTGAATCAACATTAGTGAGTGATTTAAACTGGGACGAACTCTATGGCACTAAAGATGGATTAACACCACAAGGATCACCAGAAGTGATCTCTTGGGAGTTTGACCCTAAAAAAGGCGTATTAAACTTCGAACTTGAACAAACATTTAAGATTAATTTTTCTAAATTATCACGTTATATGGATTGGTCAGCAATGGAAGAAGAGTTGGCTAAAGGCTCATTTAAGTCTCGCTTCTATTACTCCCTTGTACATGAAAGTCACATAGCATCAGAAAATTATCAACCTGTCTTATATCCTGTTAATGATGAAAACGATATCGGTTTCTTTACCACAACAACAAAAGTAAGAGATCCAATCACTAACAAATACGATGCTGTCACTTATTTGAACCGTTTTAATCCAGCTCAAGGATCAATCAAATATTACTTATCAGATAACTTTTTTGAAGAGAAGAATAAGCTTTTCTTAGACTCGACGATCAAGACCGTTAATAAAATGAACGAAACTCTTCGTTTACTTGAACCAAACTCAAACAAACCTATGATTGAGATTGTCAATAAATCAGAAGGAATGGGAATTCATCCGGGTGATCTTCGCTATAACGTCATTAATCTCGTCGATGAACCGCTTGATAACGGGTTACTTGGTTATGGCCCATCTATTGCGCACCCGAGAACTGGTGAGATCATTAAAGCACACGTAAACCAATATTCTGGTGTTGCACGCCGTGGTGTTCCATTTTATTGGGATAATATGGCGCGACTGTATAACCGTGGACAACTTGAGATGAATGGTTTAGCTGCGGAAGAGTCAGCATCTGCACAATCAAGATCAGAACTTCAAACTAATAGAGCTGTCTCTGAATCGCTTTACGCCAATCACAATCAACATGCTCATAATACAACCTCCATTTCAATTAATGAAGAAACGGCGATTGAATTTTTAGCCCAACAAAGCTTAAAACAAAAATTGGCGCAAGGTCCAACGATATTGAAACCTGTCAATGATGACATGAATCTTGAAGATATTGTTCGAGCAGAAGAGGAGCGTCTTGCATTTTGGAGCGAAAATAATGCCTACCCTATTGAAGCGTCATGGGTGTCGTCTTCAAGTAAAGCCGTTATTGATAACTTACCTCTTGTTGACGAAGGTTACTTCACGAATATTACGGATCCAGAAACCGGTATTGTTACTAAAACGCTAAAACCATGGGCTTTACTGCCAGACAATCTTCAGACGGTTGCAGCAGATGCCATCACCGTAACAACCTATGCGAACACTTTAGTTCATGAAATTGGTCATAATGTAGGTTTACGTCATAACTTTAAAGGCTCAAATGACATTGATAACTACTTATCAAAAACACAATCTAAACTACTTGGCTTAAGCAACGTTCCAGCGTACAGCTCAACAATGGATTACGCACCAAGTATGCTTGATGAAATCCCAACTTGGGGTCTATATGACTTAGCTGCATTTAAATTTGCATACGCTCGTAAACTTGAACTTGTTGAAGCATCACCGATGAGCGCTGAACAACGCGCGTCTGAAGGTGGTGAAGCTGCATATGCTAACTCTTTCTACAGTCAATACGGTGCAACCGCTGAAAATGAATCTCTTATGGTTTGTACAGAGCAATCACAAGTACTTGATGATCAAGGTCAAGCAACTGGACAATCAAACTACACCTGTGATTTCTCTCGTTTAGATACTGCGGCACTAAATGGCAATCCACTTGCTGAACATGGTGTACTTTACTACCTAGATGACATACTCGGTTTCACTCGTAAGTCTTATGCTTTCTGTACCGATGGTAATGTTTCTGGCAATAGTGATTGTAACCGTTTTGATGAAGGGACAAACCTACAAGAAATCGCTACTTACAAATGGCAGCAATACTTAGACAGCTACGACTCACGAAATGCTGGGCTATATAATGATGGGCTTTATAATTCTAATTACCCATCTTATATTATTCGTCGCTTCCGTGAAATGAACACAATACGTGACATGATTGAAGACAATGAGCGTGTCGACCAACTATTTCACGATTATGGTGACGCATCACCTGCAAATAAGCCGACCGAATTTTTACAAATGGTTGCAGCCAATCCGAGTACCTGTGTTTATTCAGAAGATAGAAATGAAAGAGCTGGTAACTCGTGGTTATGTGATTATGCCTTTGGTGCGAAAAAAGCTTCTGAATTTTTCTTAGATGTATTACGTACACCAGAAACGCAATGTATTATTACTGACCGTTCGGGAACTATGCGCAGTATTTCTCTTGGTGAAGCATTAACCGCACAAAGTTATACTATTCCAAGTGAATACGATATTACTCGTGCAGATTGTTTCGATGAGGTTGCTACTCCTATTCTTGAATCTTTGTATGGAGCAACTGAAATTCATGCCAAATCAATTAACTCTAAGTTCTTAAACTCGGTAGGTTCGTTTGACCCATCAAACCCGTATTCAAATGCAGTTTCTGTATTAGGTATGTGGCCAGATAAAGGATTAGCAAGTTACCAATTGGCTCGTCGTTTCTCTTTCCGTTACACAGATGAAACTGCGTTTGCTTCTTTACTCGACTTACCTGGGGTTAAAGCCGAATACGATGCCATTATGGCGCACATTGTTGCAAAAGAACCACTAGCCAATGCCGTTGAGTTTGTTGATAGAGCTGGTGCACCTTATGAACCAACCATCGATGTTAACTTACACGTTTCACAACTGGTAGAAGCACTACCACCAATGCCACGCGGTATCGAATCATTCTATGGTTTAACTCGCACAGGTAGAACCGATATGTCGAGCATGATTGTGTATATGGGTACTCGACAAATGCTGACTTCTGATTATAAATTTGCAGAAACAGCCCTACAGCAACGTAACAGCTTAACAAAACAGCTTGATCAATATGGTTTGCTTGGCGGTGATGGATTAACGGTTTCAATTGGAGGCATTAATTACACCATCACTAAGGACAATACACTAGCGAATCGTGTTGCTTCAAAACTGTTTACAAGTGAAGGTTACACAGCAAAAATTGCGCTAGATAATACGTCAGCTGAAACATTAACGAATATTCTTAATGCATGGCAACCAGTAGCAGGATTTAAATCATCGTTCCATACGCCAATTCTTGCCCTTGATGCACCATTTATTGAATTGATTATTAATTCATATAAAGCACAAATTGCCTCTGGTGAAATTGATTTAAGCAATGGTATGAACAACCAGATCTTTAATGCAGTTATTAACGGGGTTCTATCACAACCTGATGTTACTTATAACCCAGAAACAGGTACCGTTACATCAAATACAGGTAAAGAGCACAGTATAAGCAATGTAATTTCTATCATTGATTATACAATAGCATACGTAAATGCAGGACTTGAACCAACACTTCTTACGGCAAGCTATGCCCTATACGACGGCTTTACTGGAGCAGAAGAGACCAATCAGTTTGCTTGGACGCTCACATTAGAAATGATTAAAGCCTATCAATCGGGTGATTATACAAACATGGTTGGCGAACATTACGAAGCACTTCGTAAACTCCCAGTTCACAAAATTTATTAA
- the tkt gene encoding transketolase, producing MNRKHLANAIRALSMDGVQQANSGHPGAPMGMADIAEVLWRSHLNHNPANPEWADRDRFILSNGHGSMLIYSLLHLSGYELSIDDLKSFRQLHSKTPGHPEYGYAPGVETTTGPLGQGITNAVGMAMAEKALAAQFNKEGHDIVDHFTYTFMGDGCLMEGISHEACSLAGTLGLGKLIAFWDDNGISIDGEVEGWFSDDTPKRFEAYGWHVIPAVDGHDSDAINAAIEAAKADPRPTLICTKTIIGFGSPNKQGTHDCHGAPLGADEIKAAKAQLGWEHGAFEIPQEVYAEWDAKETGAAKEASWNEKFAAYEAAYPELAAEFTRRVNGDLPKEWEEKASAIIADLQANPANIASRKASQNALEAFGAMLPEFMGGSADLAPSNLTMWSGSKSLETNDFSGNYIHYGVREFGMTAIMNGIALHGGFVPYGATFLMFMEYARNAMRMAALMKVQNIQVYTHDSIGLGEDGPTHQPVEQIASLRLMPNMSTWRPCDQVESAVAWKLAIERKDGPSALIFSRQNLAQQERDAEQLANIAKGGYILKDCEGQPELIIIATGSEVELAVEAAAQLTAEGKAVRVVSMPSTDAFDKQGEAYREAVLPSAVTKRIAIEAGIADFWYKYVGFGGKIIGMTTFGESAPADELFKIFGFTTENVVNTAKELLA from the coding sequence ATGAACCGTAAACATCTAGCAAATGCAATCCGTGCTCTAAGCATGGACGGCGTACAACAAGCAAATTCTGGCCACCCTGGCGCACCTATGGGCATGGCTGATATCGCTGAAGTTCTTTGGCGTTCTCATTTAAATCACAACCCAGCAAACCCAGAGTGGGCAGACCGCGACCGTTTCATTCTTTCAAACGGTCACGGCTCTATGCTAATTTATTCTCTGCTTCACCTTTCAGGTTATGAGTTATCAATTGATGACCTTAAAAGCTTCCGTCAACTTCACTCTAAAACTCCGGGTCACCCAGAGTATGGATATGCGCCAGGCGTAGAAACAACTACAGGTCCTCTAGGTCAAGGTATTACCAATGCTGTTGGTATGGCGATGGCTGAAAAAGCATTAGCGGCACAATTCAACAAAGAAGGCCACGATATCGTTGACCACTTCACTTATACGTTTATGGGTGATGGCTGTCTGATGGAAGGTATTTCTCACGAAGCGTGTTCACTTGCTGGTACATTAGGCCTAGGCAAATTAATCGCATTCTGGGATGACAACGGTATCTCTATCGATGGTGAAGTTGAAGGTTGGTTCTCTGATGACACGCCTAAACGCTTTGAAGCTTACGGCTGGCACGTAATTCCTGCTGTTGATGGTCATGATTCAGATGCTATCAATGCAGCAATTGAAGCGGCTAAAGCCGATCCTCGCCCTACTCTTATTTGTACGAAAACTATTATCGGTTTTGGTTCTCCGAACAAACAAGGTACACACGACTGTCACGGTGCTCCACTAGGCGCTGACGAAATTAAAGCAGCAAAAGCACAATTAGGTTGGGAGCACGGCGCATTTGAAATTCCGCAAGAAGTTTACGCAGAATGGGACGCGAAAGAAACAGGCGCAGCTAAGGAAGCGTCGTGGAACGAGAAATTTGCAGCTTATGAAGCAGCATACCCAGAACTTGCAGCCGAATTTACTCGCCGCGTAAACGGTGATTTACCAAAAGAGTGGGAAGAAAAAGCATCAGCAATCATTGCTGATCTTCAAGCTAACCCTGCAAACATCGCATCACGTAAAGCGTCTCAAAACGCATTAGAAGCATTTGGTGCTATGTTACCTGAATTCATGGGCGGCTCTGCTGACCTTGCACCTTCTAACCTAACAATGTGGTCTGGTTCTAAGTCTCTAGAAACAAATGACTTCTCTGGTAACTACATTCACTACGGTGTTCGTGAATTTGGTATGACAGCAATCATGAATGGTATTGCTCTGCACGGTGGTTTCGTACCATACGGCGCAACGTTCCTAATGTTCATGGAATACGCTCGTAACGCAATGCGTATGGCTGCACTAATGAAAGTGCAAAACATCCAAGTTTACACGCACGACTCTATAGGTCTTGGCGAAGATGGTCCAACTCACCAACCAGTTGAGCAAATCGCTTCTCTACGTCTAATGCCTAACATGAGCACATGGCGTCCATGTGACCAAGTTGAATCTGCTGTAGCATGGAAACTAGCTATCGAGCGTAAAGATGGTCCATCTGCACTTATCTTCTCTCGTCAAAACCTTGCACAACAAGAACGTGATGCAGAGCAATTAGCGAACATCGCTAAAGGTGGCTATATCCTTAAAGATTGTGAAGGTCAACCAGAGTTAATCATTATTGCAACGGGTTCAGAAGTTGAACTAGCAGTTGAAGCAGCAGCACAACTGACAGCAGAAGGTAAAGCGGTACGTGTTGTTTCAATGCCATCAACAGATGCATTTGATAAGCAAGGCGAAGCATACCGTGAAGCTGTACTTCCATCAGCGGTAACTAAACGTATCGCAATTGAAGCGGGTATTGCTGATTTCTGGTACAAGTACGTTGGTTTCGGTGGCAAGATCATCGGCATGACAACATTTGGTGAGTCAGCACCTGCTGATGAGCTATTCAAAATTTTTGGTTTCACTACTGAAAACGTAGTAAACACAGCAAAAGAATTGTTAGCTTAA
- a CDS encoding XRE family transcriptional regulator: MGFCASLLLNALRVKLKESDLTYNELSLKVNVPISTLKRHFHSNSIGIDKLMEYATVLNTNLEELSQIARDIHNKEEGTRTEVLDEIFYNHPYLYDFFYEVHVKGRDVQEVANENHLNEQSVYIYLRALEIMGLVELKSDGSPCFLTPPYYTFFEGSKLDTLFTEKLRLEVLSQAKRPVVGMSRVCLTQEQIDQVSEMVYEKIQHFHFQNKESKESEDIRKNILLNVTEGNYIHLSDGLINIESGLLKELYETINSDEVL; this comes from the coding sequence ATGGGATTTTGTGCTAGTTTATTATTAAATGCATTACGAGTTAAATTAAAAGAAAGTGATCTTACTTATAATGAATTGTCATTAAAAGTAAATGTACCTATTTCGACATTAAAAAGACATTTTCATAGTAATTCAATTGGTATTGATAAATTAATGGAATATGCAACCGTATTAAATACCAATCTAGAAGAACTTTCACAAATCGCACGTGATATTCACAATAAAGAAGAAGGAACGAGAACCGAAGTTCTTGACGAAATCTTTTATAACCACCCTTATTTGTATGATTTTTTCTATGAAGTTCACGTCAAAGGAAGGGATGTACAAGAGGTGGCTAATGAGAACCATCTGAATGAACAGAGTGTATATATCTATCTGAGAGCATTGGAAATTATGGGGTTGGTTGAACTGAAAAGTGATGGTTCACCATGCTTTCTTACTCCTCCTTATTATACCTTTTTTGAAGGTTCTAAATTAGATACGTTGTTTACCGAGAAATTAAGGCTTGAAGTATTATCACAAGCAAAAAGACCAGTAGTAGGAATGTCTCGAGTTTGTTTAACGCAAGAACAAATTGATCAGGTTTCAGAAATGGTTTATGAGAAAATACAACATTTTCATTTTCAAAATAAAGAATCAAAAGAAAGTGAAGATATCAGAAAAAATATATTGCTAAATGTAACTGAAGGTAATTATATACATTTATCTGATGGTTTGATTAATATTGAATCAGGTTTGTTAAAAGAACTTTATGAAACAATTAATAGTGATGAAGTATTATAA
- the tal gene encoding transaldolase, translating to MTTKLEQLRKLTTVVADTGDIEAIAKYTPEDATTNPSLILKAAEITEYAPLIDASIEYAKAQSNDKAQQVQDTCDMLAVNIGKEILKVVPGRISTEVDARLSYDTEGSVAKARQLIKMYNDAGITNDRILIKLASTWEGIRAAEILEKEGINCNLTLLFSFAQARACAEAGVYLISPFVGRIMDWYKAKEGRDFEPSEDPGVVSVTGIYNYYKEHGYNTVVMGASFRNIGEILELAGCDRLTISPNLLQELEEATGEVVEKLVDTNGNKARPAAMTHAEFLWDHNQDAMAVEKLAEGIRNFAVDQGKLEAMIAAKL from the coding sequence ATGACAACTAAACTAGAACAACTTCGTAAACTAACAACAGTAGTAGCTGACACAGGTGACATTGAAGCAATCGCAAAGTACACGCCTGAAGATGCAACAACGAACCCTTCTCTAATTCTAAAAGCGGCAGAAATTACTGAATACGCACCACTAATCGATGCGTCGATTGAATACGCTAAAGCGCAAAGCAACGACAAAGCACAGCAAGTTCAAGATACTTGCGACATGCTTGCAGTTAACATCGGTAAAGAAATTCTTAAAGTCGTACCTGGGCGTATCTCAACAGAAGTAGATGCTCGTCTTTCTTACGATACTGAAGGCAGTGTGGCAAAAGCGCGTCAACTGATCAAAATGTACAACGATGCAGGCATTACTAATGACCGTATCCTTATCAAACTGGCTTCTACTTGGGAAGGCATCCGTGCTGCAGAGATCCTAGAAAAAGAAGGCATCAACTGTAACCTAACTCTTCTATTCTCTTTTGCTCAAGCTCGCGCATGTGCTGAAGCTGGTGTTTACCTGATTTCTCCATTTGTTGGTCGTATCATGGACTGGTACAAAGCGAAAGAAGGTCGTGACTTTGAGCCAAGCGAAGATCCAGGTGTTGTTTCAGTTACTGGTATTTACAACTACTACAAAGAACACGGCTACAACACAGTTGTGATGGGTGCAAGCTTCCGTAACATTGGTGAAATCCTTGAATTAGCAGGCTGTGACCGCCTAACAATTAGCCCTAACCTACTTCAAGAACTTGAAGAAGCAACAGGTGAAGTGGTTGAGAAACTGGTTGATACAAACGGCAACAAAGCCCGTCCTGCAGCAATGACTCACGCAGAGTTCCTATGGGATCATAACCAAGACGCAATGGCAGTTGAGAAACTGGCTGAAGGTATCCGTAACTTTGCGGTTGACCAAGGTAAGTTAGAAGCAATGATTGCTGCTAAGCTTTAA
- a CDS encoding Kdo(2)-lipid IV(A) acyltransferase — protein sequence MGEKMKTVPSPKFTWALLSPKYWLVWLSFSFLAVLVNVLPFVVLKRIGNGIGCLSKFCLKKRANVARKNLALCFPHYSQTKIERLVNENFKNTGLALIETGMAWFWPDWRVKRHISIIGQEKILEKEQEVKGVLVLCCHFLNLEMTARIFSLFAPGYGVYRANSNPVYEFIQHRGRTRKGHKMIDRHDVKSMIKVLKSGNRLWYLPDHDYGRRNSVFVPFFAVQEAATTTGSSFLIDMTKCAVMSGTSIRTDNHYTLEIGDDISDDIPRRDAVTAANVLNREIERLIEKEPSQWMWLHKRFKTLPEDSEEMNRYA from the coding sequence ATGGGTGAAAAAATGAAAACAGTTCCAAGTCCTAAATTTACATGGGCGCTGTTGTCTCCAAAGTACTGGCTTGTATGGCTATCTTTTTCTTTTCTTGCTGTATTGGTTAATGTACTTCCGTTCGTTGTTCTTAAAAGAATAGGGAATGGAATCGGATGTTTATCTAAATTTTGCTTAAAAAAGCGTGCGAACGTTGCTCGAAAAAATCTAGCATTGTGTTTTCCTCATTATTCACAAACAAAAATTGAACGATTAGTGAATGAAAACTTTAAGAATACTGGGTTAGCATTAATTGAAACTGGTATGGCTTGGTTTTGGCCTGATTGGCGTGTTAAGCGTCATATATCCATTATTGGCCAAGAGAAAATATTAGAAAAAGAGCAAGAAGTTAAAGGCGTATTAGTGCTGTGTTGTCATTTTTTAAATCTTGAAATGACAGCTCGAATCTTTAGTCTTTTTGCTCCCGGTTATGGCGTGTATCGTGCTAATAGCAATCCTGTGTATGAATTTATTCAACATCGCGGACGTACGCGTAAAGGTCATAAGATGATTGACCGTCATGATGTTAAAAGCATGATTAAGGTTCTTAAGTCTGGAAATCGTTTGTGGTATTTGCCTGATCATGACTATGGCCGCCGTAACTCAGTGTTTGTTCCATTTTTTGCTGTTCAAGAAGCGGCAACAACTACGGGTTCCAGTTTCTTAATTGATATGACAAAGTGTGCTGTTATGTCGGGTACCAGTATACGTACTGACAATCACTATACTTTAGAAATAGGGGATGACATTAGTGATGATATTCCACGCCGTGATGCTGTTACAGCTGCAAATGTACTAAATAGAGAGATTGAGCGTTTAATTGAGAAAGAACCATCGCAATGGATGTGGCTACATAAACGCTTCAAAACGTTACCAGAAGACTCAGAAGAGATGAATCGATACGCATAA
- a CDS encoding BatD family protein, giving the protein MKRHLNYQSSIMKTSLMKKILLLLTLTISGISYANAQAIATVSKNNITENEVIQLMVSVDKSADQSKFDISQLGPDFRSGQVSFGSSRSLVNGDYSVQSQWTVSIAPTKMGILTIPSMEVAGEQTNPINIRVNKDATAPKSSDIIKVSGELSKNELYEGETAQFNAKIAIFADIRRLKDPNIITPQGNGVEFSPIGESKQYQTVIDGLQATVVEQVFSLSANKAGKLTFDGLAFTGGLIQTDRYGRSTKLIPLNINPKQYSINVLTKPSDYKGTWLPTSDLKLGQQWLVDGKVLTNTEVEAGTAITRQITLMMADVPPEKLPSIDISYPKLVRMYDEKPTIGKDSQGNSVMTIKQVIIPHTSGQVELPAVSIQWWNSKTHKAEVAKLDSLTLTVTPNSQKSEQMIEQQTNEQSKTVIKREVDHGIWPYTTLGFAILWLLTLIAWYKARNSVNKETLAVTSNHGISNSDISVLITALKSDNTILAHQIIQDHSDDWKAKGIDTDKVKVLIEKLSHAKYSNKSENTDKERLIKEITQQLKVSKKSKTSPTELEAL; this is encoded by the coding sequence ATGAAAAGACACTTAAACTACCAATCTTCAATAATGAAAACATCACTGATGAAGAAAATACTATTACTGCTTACCCTGACTATCAGCGGAATTTCGTACGCCAACGCCCAAGCGATTGCAACCGTTAGCAAAAACAACATAACCGAAAACGAAGTTATTCAACTAATGGTGTCAGTAGATAAAAGTGCAGACCAAAGTAAGTTTGATATTAGCCAGCTCGGACCGGATTTTCGTTCAGGCCAAGTCAGCTTTGGTAGCTCTCGTTCATTAGTTAATGGCGATTACAGTGTTCAAAGCCAATGGACCGTATCGATTGCACCAACCAAAATGGGGATATTAACCATTCCAAGTATGGAGGTTGCAGGTGAACAAACAAACCCAATCAACATTCGGGTAAATAAAGACGCAACGGCACCAAAAAGCAGCGATATTATCAAAGTCAGCGGTGAGTTAAGTAAAAACGAATTGTACGAAGGTGAAACGGCACAATTTAATGCCAAAATAGCCATCTTTGCTGATATTCGTCGTTTAAAAGATCCAAATATCATTACTCCTCAAGGAAACGGTGTTGAATTTTCTCCTATTGGTGAAAGTAAACAATATCAAACGGTTATTGATGGTTTACAAGCAACTGTGGTTGAACAGGTATTTAGTCTAAGCGCAAACAAAGCAGGTAAATTAACCTTTGATGGCTTGGCTTTTACGGGGGGATTAATACAAACCGATCGTTACGGTCGTAGCACCAAGTTAATTCCATTAAACATAAACCCAAAACAATACTCAATTAATGTATTAACTAAACCATCTGATTACAAAGGAACATGGTTACCAACCAGTGATTTGAAACTAGGTCAGCAATGGCTCGTTGATGGCAAAGTCCTAACCAACACAGAGGTTGAAGCTGGCACAGCCATTACTCGCCAAATCACCCTAATGATGGCTGATGTCCCACCAGAAAAATTACCATCTATCGATATTAGTTATCCAAAATTAGTTCGTATGTACGACGAAAAGCCGACCATTGGTAAAGACAGCCAAGGGAATAGTGTGATGACCATTAAACAAGTGATCATTCCACATACATCGGGCCAAGTTGAATTGCCAGCGGTATCGATTCAATGGTGGAACAGCAAAACGCACAAAGCAGAAGTCGCAAAATTAGATTCATTAACGCTAACCGTGACACCAAACAGCCAAAAAAGCGAACAAATGATCGAGCAACAAACAAATGAGCAATCGAAAACCGTAATAAAACGAGAAGTTGATCACGGTATTTGGCCTTATACCACCCTAGGTTTTGCTATTTTATGGCTATTAACACTTATTGCTTGGTATAAAGCGCGAAACAGTGTGAACAAAGAAACATTAGCGGTTACATCGAATCACGGCATATCAAACAGTGATATTTCTGTATTAATTACGGCACTTAAATCAGACAATACCATACTTGCACATCAGATCATTCAAGACCATTCTGATGACTGGAAAGCAAAAGGAATCGATACAGATAAAGTCAAAGTGCTCATTGAAAAATTAAGCCATGCTAAATACTCAAACAAATCAGAAAACACTGATAAAGAAAGGCTTATTAAAGAGATAACTCAACAATTAAAGGTGAGTAAAAAATCAAAAACAAGCCCAACTGAACTTGAAGCATTATAG